ACTGAGTTTTATGCCTTTTTCATTTTTATCTTCGCAGGCAATTTTTAATTCTTCATCAGAAAAAGAACTTCCAAAAAGATGACTTCGTCCAGACGGACGGGTTAAAGGCTTTTCTGCAGTACTTTTAAGATAATCATTTACCTTATTCTCTGCACAAAGACATTCTTCAACAGGAATTACAACATTAGATTTTATCTGAGAAAGTCCGCCATCATTAAGCTGAAAGCGGCAGCGGTAATTAAAATCAGGTCCACTTATAATTTCAGTTTTTTCGGCAATATCAATTCCATTCTGACGGTAAATATCTATCAGGATTTCTTTGCGTAATTCTTTCTGATACTCAGAATCAATATGCATCATATTACAGCCGCCGCATTTTCCATAATAGCGGCATGGTGCTTCAACGCGGTGTGAAGATGGTTCAAGAATCTTTACGATTTCAGCATTATCATAATCTTTATTATTTTGTGTTATTTCAATTTCGAGTTTTTCACCGGGAATGGCATAGGGAATAAATACGTTTTTTCCTTCAATTTTTCCTAAAGATTTTCCCCCAAATGTCATTTTGTCTGTTATAATAGTCATAACAAGATATTAACATTTTATAACTGATAACTTCAAGTTAGGAAAAACCATGTTTTTCTCAGGGGGATTTACTCGCTATGCAGATGAAAAGTTTTACACTTAAAATGGATGATGGCTATGAACTCTGCCTTAACAGATGGCAGCCAGATACAGAAGAAGAAATAAAAGGAGTAGTGCAGCTTCACCATGGATTAGCTGAACACTCTTTACGATATGACCGTTTTGGTTCTGTTCTTGCAGAAAACGGCTATGTTCTCAATGCTTATGATATGAGAGGACATGGACGTACAGCAGAACTTGCAGACAAGAATGGTAATGGAATGTTCGGTAAGCTTGCTGATAAAAAAGGTTTCGACCGTGCAGTCTTAGACCTTAAAGCTGTAACAGATAATCTAAAAAGTGATTTCCCTGGAAAGAAAACAATTCTTATGGGACATTCTTTTGGTTCTTTTGTATCACAGGGCTTTATTGAAGAATATGGAAATATGATAGACGGCTGTATTCTCTGCGGAACAGCAGGTCCACGCCCAGCTCTGATTACCTTTGGTTCACTTGCAGCTCATCTGATTACTTTCTTTACAGGTAAGAATAAATGCCTTCCAATTATGGATAAACTTTCATTTGGAAGTTATAACGATAAAATCAATCCTATCCGTACACAGTATGACTGGCTTTCTAAAAATGAGCTTAATGTTGATATGTACATTATGGATAATTGGTGCGGATTCCCGCTTACAAACTCATTCTTCTGCAGCATGACAGAAGGTCTTATGAAAATTCATAAGAAATCAAATATGAAGAAAGTTCCGGCAAATCTTCCAGTATTCTTTATCTGGGGTAGTGATGACCCTGTTGGATCTTACGGAGCTACAATCAAAAAGCTTATTGATATCTACAAGGCAAACGGTATTGAAAAAATCGATCAGAAGGAATATCCGGGCGATCGTCATGAAATTCTCAATGAAGACAATAAAGAAGAAGTCGAAAGAGATATCATTGATTGGGTAAACAAGTTATAGGGATTTCGGAGAGAGTTATGTCTGAATCAAACAAATTCACCTATCTTGACTATTAACAAAATTTATCAATAATATCAGTATTGTGCTTATTAGATATGGTACCGATGGTCAAGGACGGCCAATAAAGAAAGCTGTTGTTTATACACAAACGGAACATCTGATATCAAACAAGAACATAGATCCTGATGCACTGCAAATTATTAACAGATTGAGAGATGCAGGTTTTACAGCATACATTGTAGGCGGTGCAGTAAGAGATTTAATAGTTGGAAATAAACCAAAAGATTTTGATATAGTAACCGATGCCACACCATCTAAGATAAAACGAATATTCAGAAATTCTCGCATAATCGGACGCCGCTTCCGTTTAGTTCATGTTGTTTTCGGAACAAAGATTTTTGAAGTAAGTACCTTCCGCTCAAATGCAGAAGGCTCTGTTGGAAATGACTTTGGAACTATTGAAGAAGATGTACAGCGCCGTGATTTTACAATGAATGCTCTTTATTATGATCCAATTCAGGAGCAGGTAATTGACTATGTCGGCGGAATGCGTGATATCAAAAAACACATTCTTCGTCCTGTAATTTCTTTAGACCGCATTTTTGTTGAAGACCCTGTACGCATGCTTCGTGCAATTAAGTATTCAGCTACAACTCATGCAAAAATGCCTCATTCGCTTCGTCATAAAATCAGAACTTCTGCAGGTCTTTTATCTCAGGTTTCTCCATCAAGACTTACAGAAGAGCTCTTGAAAATCATAAATAATGTTTATGCCTATGAGATTGTTCAGGAAGCTTTAGATACAGATCTGTATATTTATCTTCAGCCTTCTGCGACAGGTCTTATTTATGAAAGACGTAATTATGAAAATGATTATATGGAGAGTATAAAAAAGCTTGGTGAACTTAATCAGTCTGAACCTGATGCAAGACTTGGTAAAAAGCTTCTCTATCTAATCAAGGATTTTGTTGGAACTCTCACAGACTGGCAGAAAGAAACTGCGGATAAATATTCATATACAGAGCTTTATGGAAAGACCTGGGCTGAATGCCGCAATTTTGTTCTTCCTATGAATCCTGTTCGCAAAGAACTTGAGTTCGCCGTAAAAGCAGCTCTTTCAGAATATGGAGTAAAGGCTCATCAGTCGGCTCCAAAGCAGGCAAAACAGCCTAAACAGCAGACTCCATCACAGAGTAAAACAGCGAAATCTGGAAATAAAAAGAAGAAGTCTAAGAAAAAGGCGGCAGTTACTTCTGCAGCTATTTCTTCATAGAAGCAGGACGCGAAATCTTATCAATCACAATACTTACTTCCTCAATCAGAATGCCTGTAAATGATTCGATTTTATCGATAATATACTGCTGCAGTTTATGTACTTTGCCAGTCAGTTGTGTACCGAAAGGAACGTCAATTGTTACTATGAGACGGTATCCGCGGTTATCGGTTTTAATTGAAATCTTTTTGATTTTTATATCCGGATCACATTCACTTACGCAGTGCATAACCATCTGGGTGAGGGCAGCTTCGGAAATTTCTATACGGCCTTTTTTTGAGAACTCTGGCTGAACGATTGATTTTTCAATCATCTTACCAGTGAGATTTTTTCCA
The Treponema bryantii DNA segment above includes these coding regions:
- a CDS encoding alpha/beta hydrolase codes for the protein MQMKSFTLKMDDGYELCLNRWQPDTEEEIKGVVQLHHGLAEHSLRYDRFGSVLAENGYVLNAYDMRGHGRTAELADKNGNGMFGKLADKKGFDRAVLDLKAVTDNLKSDFPGKKTILMGHSFGSFVSQGFIEEYGNMIDGCILCGTAGPRPALITFGSLAAHLITFFTGKNKCLPIMDKLSFGSYNDKINPIRTQYDWLSKNELNVDMYIMDNWCGFPLTNSFFCSMTEGLMKIHKKSNMKKVPANLPVFFIWGSDDPVGSYGATIKKLIDIYKANGIEKIDQKEYPGDRHEILNEDNKEEVERDIIDWVNKL
- the pcnB gene encoding polynucleotide adenylyltransferase PcnB; the encoded protein is MLIRYGTDGQGRPIKKAVVYTQTEHLISNKNIDPDALQIINRLRDAGFTAYIVGGAVRDLIVGNKPKDFDIVTDATPSKIKRIFRNSRIIGRRFRLVHVVFGTKIFEVSTFRSNAEGSVGNDFGTIEEDVQRRDFTMNALYYDPIQEQVIDYVGGMRDIKKHILRPVISLDRIFVEDPVRMLRAIKYSATTHAKMPHSLRHKIRTSAGLLSQVSPSRLTEELLKIINNVYAYEIVQEALDTDLYIYLQPSATGLIYERRNYENDYMESIKKLGELNQSEPDARLGKKLLYLIKDFVGTLTDWQKETADKYSYTELYGKTWAECRNFVLPMNPVRKELEFAVKAALSEYGVKAHQSAPKQAKQPKQQTPSQSKTAKSGNKKKKSKKKAAVTSAAISS